The genomic DNA GATGAGCTGACGGCGCGCGTCGAGCAGCGCTGCCTCGGCGCCCTGGTGCATGGCGATCGCGCTGAGCACCGGCAGGAAGTCGCTGAGGCCCTGGCGGTAACGCGCTTGGGCCGCATCCAGCGTGGCCGCCGTGAGCTCGATGCGTCGCTCGAGGTGCAGCAGCCGCACGCGCTCTTGGCGCTCTTGGACCAGCGCCGCTTCCACCTCCACCAGCGCGTGCAGGATGACGTCGTGGAAGGTCTCCACGGACTCGGCCACCCGCGCGCGCTCGAGCTCCACCATGGCTCGCCCGCGGAACCCGTCGAACAGCGGCACGGTGAGCTGCGCCCCAGCCTGGTAGGTGAAGCCGCTCACGGCGCCCGTGAAGCGGTTCGGGTCCACGCCTGGGATGGCGTTCTCCCCGGGCTCGATGATCTCGGAGGTGGACCAGCCGTAGGTGGGCGTGAAGTGCAGCACGATGGTGGGCAGGCGCTGCGCGATGGCGGCGCTCACACGCCGGTCCGAGGCCTCGATACGACGAGCGGCGGCGCGGACGTCGGGGCGGTTCATCAGCAGAGACGCCGGGAACTGCGCGTCCGGTGGAGCGGGCAGCTCGGGCAGGGTGGCCTCTGCTTCGGGGAAGGGCGCGCTCGGCGGCTCCCCGATCAAGATGGACAGGCGCTGCCGCAGCACCTCCTCGGTGCCCGCCAGCAGGGCCAGCTGGGCGTCGGCGTCGGCCACCTGCACGCGCTGCTGGTGAACGTCCACGGCGCTCGCCAGGCCCTGTTGGAAGCGCAGCTCCACCAGCTCGAGGTAGGTCTGGTTGTTGGCTTGCTGCGACACCATCAGGTCGCGCTGCGCGCGCACGGCGCGCAGGTCGAACCAGGCCTCCGTGGTGGACGCCACCAGCGTGATGTACGCGGCCTGTGCGTCGAGGCGCATGGCCTCCACGTCCAGGCGGCTGGCTTCGGCCTCACGGCTGCGCCGCGCCCACAGGTCCACCTCGTAGCTCACCGGGAGCGACGCGCTCACCTGGATGGCGCGGGTGTTGCCTTGGAACGCGCTGCGCTGGGTGCCCACGTTGAAGCGCGCCTCGAAGCTGATCTGCGGGAAGCGCGAGGAGCGCGCGATCTCGGCCAGCGCCTCGGCCTGCCGCACGCGCGCCCGCGTGGCGTTCAGCGAGAGGTTCACCG from Sandaracinaceae bacterium includes the following:
- a CDS encoding TolC family protein, giving the protein MTNSSLVLLSTLALGVGASGCMYQRLRDPQPASELPGAYSSTSAAGAGSPAGEGGEAGIPTPPAAYEASELTAPWWDQLGDPALDAIIRRALAVNLSLNATRARVRQAEALAEIARSSRFPQISFEARFNVGTQRSAFQGNTRAIQVSASLPVSYEVDLWARRSREAEASRLDVEAMRLDAQAAYITLVASTTEAWFDLRAVRAQRDLMVSQQANNQTYLELVELRFQQGLASAVDVHQQRVQVADADAQLALLAGTEEVLRQRLSILIGEPPSAPFPEAEATLPELPAPPDAQFPASLLMNRPDVRAAARRIEASDRRVSAAIAQRLPTIVLHFTPTYGWSTSEIIEPGENAIPGVDPNRFTGAVSGFTYQAGAQLTVPLFDGFRGRAMVELERARVAESVETFHDVILHALVEVEAALVQERQERVRLLHLERRIELTAATLDAAQARYRQGLSDFLPVLSAIAMHQGAEAALLDARRQLISHRIQLHRALGGTWPDALISEAEGNDE